One Eurosta solidaginis isolate ZX-2024a chromosome 5, ASM4086904v1, whole genome shotgun sequence DNA segment encodes these proteins:
- the LOC137251722 gene encoding uncharacterized protein isoform X1 → MNLCRSRNIFFHTDAAHAVGKIPINTINIDLMSIFGHKLYGPKGIWALYIQSGSGQERGIRSGKRDLLAELYSDLSPKYIGFTTPPTGTGAAYNGSESDGGLQKRSTRRRELLIYTTSPDIGGSDSEILTDATTTRRTRNQAVSPSPTTLAVASKKFISPIEKLLVRNCETQK, encoded by the exons ATGAATCTTTGCCGCTCACGAAATATATTCTTCCACACCGACGCAGCACACGCAGTTGGCAAAATTCCAATTAATACAATTAACATtgatttaatgtcaatatttggCCATAAATTATATGGTCCAAAGGGTATTTGGGCACTTTATATACAGAGTGGATCTGGACAAGAGCGTGGTATACGTAGTG gAAAACGTGACCTACTGGCCGAATTGTATTCGGATTTAAGCCCAAAATATATTGGATTTACAACACCGCCAACAGgaactggtgctgcatataacgGTAGCGAAAGTGATGGGGGACTTCAAAAAAGAAGTACACGGCGCCGCGAATTGCTTATATATACTACAAGTCCAGATATAGGCGGTAGCGATAGTGAGATTTTGACTGATGCAACGACTACGAGACGTACACGTAACCAGGCAGTATCGCCTTCACCGACTACATTAGCTGTAGCAAGTAAAAAGTTTATAAGTCCTATTGAGAAATTACTTGTGCGAAATTGTGAGACACAAAAGTAG
- the LOC137251722 gene encoding uncharacterized protein isoform X2 yields MSIFGHKLYGPKGIWALYIQSGSGQERGIRSGKRDLLAELYSDLSPKYIGFTTPPTGTGAAYNGSESDGGLQKRSTRRRELLIYTTSPDIGGSDSEILTDATTTRRTRNQAVSPSPTTLAVASKKFISPIEKLLVRNCETQK; encoded by the exons atgtcaatatttggCCATAAATTATATGGTCCAAAGGGTATTTGGGCACTTTATATACAGAGTGGATCTGGACAAGAGCGTGGTATACGTAGTG gAAAACGTGACCTACTGGCCGAATTGTATTCGGATTTAAGCCCAAAATATATTGGATTTACAACACCGCCAACAGgaactggtgctgcatataacgGTAGCGAAAGTGATGGGGGACTTCAAAAAAGAAGTACACGGCGCCGCGAATTGCTTATATATACTACAAGTCCAGATATAGGCGGTAGCGATAGTGAGATTTTGACTGATGCAACGACTACGAGACGTACACGTAACCAGGCAGTATCGCCTTCACCGACTACATTAGCTGTAGCAAGTAAAAAGTTTATAAGTCCTATTGAGAAATTACTTGTGCGAAATTGTGAGACACAAAAGTAG
- the LOC137252413 gene encoding uncharacterized protein, producing the protein MGKCCLCNIRREKAGVKLFTVPQDPRKRKNWEKACGVKFPQNGFICSLHFQASDLIVGAQRVNLMPNSTPSLYLPAFMSTNQEFVKNESCLVVPNRNSYGDLPKFRTILSPLQSEPFISNMKENDTFGAKSQYLARKNCSTQTDIHDVQQISCETQTHEILLQCAMESEITRLRVENLKLREENEKLKGNIANTAIVMSAVESVFTEGQMQKMLLRGQYIEKRE; encoded by the exons ATGGGAAAGTGTTGTTTGTGCAATATTAGAAGGGAGAAAGCGGGTGTGAAGCTTTTCACAGTCCCGCAAGATCCAAGGAAGAGAAAAAATTGGGAAAAGGCTTGTGGCGTTAAGTTTCCGCAAAACGGCTTCATTTGCTCGCTCCATTTTCAAGCCTCTGACCTAATTGTGGGAGCGCaaagagtaaatttgatgcccaactccactccgtCGCTATATTTACCGGCTTTTAT GAGTACTAATCAAGAGTTTGTTAAAAACGAAAGTTGTCTCGTCGTCCCCAACCGTAATTCCTACGGTGATCTACCAAAAtttcggacaatactttcgccgctacaaagTGAACCTTTCATCTCTAATATGAAAGAAAA tgacACGTTTGGAGCGAAAAGCCAATACTTGGCACGGAAAaactgcagcacacaaacggatatacaTGATGTTCAACAAATAAGctgtgaaacccagacgca tgaAATATTACTCCAGTGTGCAATGGAATCAGAAATTACCCGCTTGAGGGTGGAAAATCTTAAGCTACGTGAGGAGAATGAAAAATTGAAAGGAAATATTGCCAACACGGCCATCGTAATGTCTGCCGTGGAGTCTGTTTTTACAGAAGGACAGATGCAGAAGATGTTGCTACGTG GGCAATACATAGAAAAAAGGGAATGA
- the LOC137253750 gene encoding putative leucine-rich repeat-containing protein DDB_G0290503, translating to MMSSVEGTQLPEPSMGNQHEFWASSTPRESTTPTPRQSTNSDVSEHSSTSEIKTALIANDSGNYSYSSKSSEFACPFEAELHNHCHHVHTLLRERDQSLNLAMQDVRKLRSELERLNKSEEWYKKELRTQKSTRLEALERLYAQERKYMQENQRLQRQCMRLYDKCGELEKELQSKQDVALQQLVETEEQHEGSEAVDEMGNTFELEQQRLLIDDQQKLINVLRKQKHALLEDLSRLNEEKDAKVMELQETLAGVEVENTHMTAQCVRLLVERQTLEDTLQIKDAALIAENAEKLEMRIQIEQLKQQSAEQQRMLAQKEFEIRNIQQKFNDDMKYETNMDEVHRLSMSYHEDINTKTAEITTLKKSLQAVQNEMEALTEIQAQNNEQERQIEQMNYALKAQQCELTNLHATDVEKTQQITELQRGLEKLRTQHDNTLENLSSAQMNLRNVKQELIALHEQYATMCALCESTRFELELLEIEKGKLKFQAENDKREIELLRRKLRGYLMHTEELGARINELEGKLNSSKIEKEVLQNKLRELEKQSALENECEIIGVDNDSGFLDATKDSITEFGRSDSAQAICQTLCPELPDTNEAKLEHLTTQYGSFEESQKFINLFQKASCNETPLTGGNRDLCMHGDKEKEDTEALTERQKQLMEYLNDQSQLTVERRQLLEVLEYINTEPGFQETSVNIQYILKKKSLIKEKREQNLTTVHKETEFDNLRQELSERNLQCLELDELVKKQSNELQNLQEVDNLRQELSERNLQCLELDELVKKQSNELQNLQQKLLECDKQHTQTNKEQEQAHKARVQKYEDGLEILQVENERLIRELQNILEAKSDIEVILERQQQVILDLRAKLAEFETRSIEPHSLENEELQNLRNKVEELEQCLQAAKHGEEEHRSEKIRLIRKLLEQQNSKVKQLNESQEEWEELLAALHSAQAIEENTRAELQLKHAELDELNVLFEEQNCELRRLQEKVIFSDCNENIESRSDADSSKFQQQVKELQIKLSTQLSNSKEQQRKIEELQGINERLERRLKEDYAEEVAENQKQLRALQTKMETIQAERNSYAERLAHMENEMQQLKKTKREALILPPEFLVLPITSGAASTNAESSSTPCDENVCLDASDADSNDRMRILTKVLEAEYRRKMKRYDLHIHTLLNNIKKLKKSLRATEQRAAHLTMEQSRTKEELHSLQLTRRQLEEMRLKCEQNQNTIKSLENALEMERRKFEASDSGKAIQRRDSAGETMQQDESAHEVANLIDDYKKLIKQSALATQRPKTSAIIDLIQRSNQCVPNLHKLETTVDGLRSDLEHFLSSNMLNIRHQQSVSKLEGPSLLEELRAATESC from the exons ATGATGAGCTCTGTAGAAGGCACCCAGTTGCCAGAACCGTCTATGGGTAATCAACATGAATTTTGGGCATCATCAACCCCAAGAGAAAGCACTACACCCACTCCCCGCCAAAGCACAAATTCAGATGTGTCCGAACACTCGAGTACCAGTGAAATTAAAACTGCTCTCATAGCAAATGATTCTGGAAACTATTCATACAGTTCTAAGTCCAGTGAGTTTGCATGCCCATTTGAAGCTGAGCTACATAACCATTGCCATCATGTTCACACACTACTGAGAGAACGAGATCAATCACTGAACCTTGCAATGCAGGATGTACGGAAGCTACGCAGTGAACTCGAACGCCTAAATAAATCAGAGGAATGGTACAAAAAAGAGCTGCGCACACAGAAAAGTACACGGTTGGAAGCGCTAGAACGACTATATGCTCAAGAACGTAAATATATGCAAGAAAATCAGCGTTTACAACGCCAATGCATGCGTCTCTATGACAAATGCGGTGAATTGGAAAAAGAATTACAATCAAAGCAAGATGTAGCACTCCAACAACTAGTTGAAACTGAAGAGCAACATGAAGGCagtgaagctgttgatgaaatGGGAAACACATTCGAACTGGAACAGCAGAGGCTGTTGATTGATGACCAACAAAAGCTAATAAATGTACTGCGAAAACAAAAGCATGCGTTGCTCGAAGATTTAAGTCGTTTGAATGAGGAAAAAGATGCTAAAGTAATGGAATTGCAGGAAACATTGGCAGGCGTTGAAGTCGAGAATACGCACATGACTGCTCAATGTGTGCGTCTACTGGTCGAAAGACAAACATTAGAAGATACTCTACAAATAAAAGACGCTGCGCTGATTGCAGAAAACGCAGAAAAGCTTGAAATGCGCATCCAAATTGAACAACTAAAACAACAATCAGCCGAGCAGCAGAGAATGTTAGCGCAGAAAGAATTTGAAATTCGTAACATCCAACAAAAGTTCAATGATgatatgaaatatgaaacaaATATGGATGAAGTGCATCGCTTAAGTATGTCATACCATGAAGACATTAACACCAAAACAGCTGAGATTACCACGCTCAAAAAATCTTTACAAGCAGTCCAAAATGAAATGGAAGCATTAACCGAAATACAGGCACAAAATAACGAACAAGAACGCCAAATAGAACAAATGAATTACGCTTTAAAAGCACAGCAATGTGAATTGACAAATCTGCATGCGACGGACGTAGAAAAGACTCAACAAATCACAGAGCTGCAGCGCGGTTTGGAAAAGTTACGAACACAACATGATAATACCCTAGAAAACTTAAGTTCTGCGCAAATGAACTTAAGAAACGTCAAGCAGGAGCTGATTGCACTGCATGAACAATACGCGACTATGTGTGCGCTCTGCGAAAGTACCCGGTTTGAGCTGGAGCTGCTTGAGATAGAGAAGGGTAAGCTGAAATTCCAAGCAGAAAACGATAAACGAGAAATCGAACTGCTCCGTCGAAAGCTACGAGGATATTTAATGCACACAGAAGAGTTGGGCGCAAGAATCAATGAGCTCGAAGGCAAACTGAATTCATCCAAAATTGAAAAGGAGGTATTGCAAAACAAATTGCGGGAGCTTGAAAAGCAGTCAGCTCTTGAAAATGAGTGCGAAATTATTGGAGTCGATAATGATAGCGGCTTCTTGGATGCCACTAAAGACAGCATAACTGAATTTGGAAGGAGCGATAGTGCTCAGGCTATATGTCAGACATTGTGCCCTGAGCTTCCAGATACAAATGAAGCAAAGCTTGAGCATTTGACTACACAATATGGCTCATTTGAAGAAAgccaaaaatttattaatttatttcagAAGGCGAGTTGCAACGAAACACCATTAACAGGAGGGAACAGAG ATCTTTGCATGCATGGTGATAAAGAAAAAGAGGATACTGAGGCGTTAACAGAACGCCAAAAACAGTTGATGGAATATTTAAATGATCAAAGCCAGCTAACTGTAGAAAGAAGACAGCTTTTGGAAGTACTTGAATACATCAATACAGAACCAGGTTTCCAAGAAACTTCAGTCAATattcaatatattttaaaaaagaaaagtctaattaaagaaaaaagagAACAGAATTTAACAACGGTGCATAAAGAAACAGAGTTTGACAATTTAAGGCAGGAGTTGAGCGAAAGGAATTTACAGTGTTTAGAATTGGACGAACTCGTTAAAAAACAAAGCAATGAGCTGCAAAACTTGCAAGAGGTTGACAATTTAAGGCAGGAGTTGAGCGAAAGGAATTTACAGTGTTTAGAATTGGACGAACTCGTTAAAAAACAAAGCAATGAGCTGCAAAACTTGCAACAGAAATTGCTAGAATGTGATAAGCAGCATACACAAACCAATAAAGAACAAGAGCAAGCCCATAAAGCTCGGGTGCAGAAATACGAAGATGGTTTGGAAATATTGCAAGTTGAGAATGAACGTTTAATAAGGGAACTACAAAATATATTGGAAGCTAAAAGCGATATTGAAGTCATTCTGGAAAGGCAACAGCAAGTGATTCTAGACCTCAGAGCCAAATTGGCGGAGTTTGAAACTAGATCAATTGAACCACATTCATTGGAGAACGAAGAACTTCAAAATTTGAGGAATAAAGTTGAAGAGTTAGAACAGTGTTTACAGGCTGCCAAGCACGGCGAAGAAGAGCATCGCAGCGAAAAAATTCGTTTGATTAGAAAGCTGCTGGAACAGCAAAACAGTAAAGTTAAGCAATTAAACGAGTCGCAAGAAGAATGGGAAGAGCTTCTTGCGGCACTGCACTCTGCGCAAGCCATAGAGGAAAATACAAGAGCCGAATTGCAATTGAAACATGCCGAGCTGGATGAGTTGAATGTACTTTTTGAAGAGCAAAATTGCGAATTGCGGCGGTTACAAGAAAAGGTCATATTTAGTGACTGCAATGAGAATATAGAATCACGCAGCGACGCAGATTCTTCAAAATTCCAACAGCAAGTTAAAGAGCTTCAAATAAAACTCAGCACCCAGCTATCAAATAGTAAAGAACAACAACGTAAAATAGAAGAATTGCAAGGCATAAATGAACGACTTGAACGGCGCCTGAAAGAGGACTACGCAGAGGAAGTAGCGGAAAATCAAAAGCAGTTGCGTGCTCTCCAAACAAAAATGGAAACCATACAGGCGGAGCGTAATAGCTATGCAGAACGTTTGGCACATATGGAAAACGAAATGCAACAATTGAAGAAAACTAAAAGGGAAGCACTAATTTTGCCACCAGAATTTCTAGTTTTACCTATAACTTCAGGTGCGGCCAGCACCAACGCTGAATCTTCTTCTACGCCATGTGATGAGAACGTATGCCTAGACGCTAGTGACGCTGACAGTAATGATCGCATGCGCATACTTACAAAAGTACTCGAAGCAGAATACAGACGAAAAATGAAGCGTTACGATTTGCATATACACAcattattaaataatattaaaaagctaaaaaaatcaTTGCGTGCTACAGAACAGCGAGCCGCACATTTAACAATGGAGCAAAGTAGAACTAAGGAAGAACTACACAGCTTGCAATTGACCAGACGTCAGTTGGAAGAAATGCGTTTGAAGTGTGAACAAAACCAAAACACAATTAAG TCACTCGAAAATGCTCTAGAAATGGAGCGTCGAAAATTCGAGGCTTCTGATTCGGGTAAAGCTATTCAAAGACGCGACTCGGCAGGGGAAACAATGCAGCAAGATGAATCGGCGCATGAAGTAGCCAATTTAATCGATGATTACAAAAAG TTAATCAAACAGTCGGCGTTGGCGACGCAACGTCCAAAGACTAGCGCCATAATTGATCTTATACAACGCAGTAATCAATGTGTGCCAAATTTACACAAACTTGAAACGACAGTTGATGGCCTGCGTAGCGATTTGGAACATTTTCTAAGTTCGAATATGTTAAACATACGACATCAACAAAGTGTTAGTAAACTAGAGGGGCCATCGTTACTGGAAGAACTACGTGCGGCAACGGAAAGTTGCTGA